The following proteins are co-located in the Clostridiales bacterium genome:
- a CDS encoding L-ribulose-5-phosphate 4-epimerase, producing the protein MLEQLKEQVYNANMMLPRYGLITFTWGNVSAVDRKENAIVIKPSGVEYDEMMAEDMVVIDLKTGDKLEGSMNPSSDTLTHLVLYRTFPNIGGVVHTHSRWATIYAQAGRSIPALGTTHGDYFYGEIPCTRGMLHEEIYGSPGHYEEETGNVIAETFQERDPDQVPAVLVRNHGPFAWGKDARDAVHNAVVLEELAFMAWQNQMANPFIPQMPGDLLDKHYLRKHGAGAYYGQSRK; encoded by the coding sequence ATGCTGGAGCAGTTGAAGGAACAGGTTTACAACGCCAATATGATGCTGCCACGCTATGGTTTAATTACCTTTACCTGGGGCAATGTATCAGCGGTGGACCGAAAGGAAAACGCTATTGTGATTAAACCGTCTGGCGTCGAGTATGATGAAATGATGGCGGAAGATATGGTCGTAATCGATCTGAAGACAGGAGATAAACTGGAAGGCAGTATGAATCCTTCCTCTGATACACTGACCCATCTGGTGCTTTACCGCACCTTTCCCAATATTGGAGGCGTGGTGCATACCCATAGCAGGTGGGCTACGATTTATGCCCAGGCAGGACGGAGTATTCCAGCACTGGGAACGACTCACGGAGATTATTTCTATGGGGAGATTCCCTGCACACGGGGTATGCTTCATGAAGAAATTTATGGAAGTCCGGGACATTACGAAGAAGAGACGGGTAATGTAATCGCTGAAACCTTTCAGGAGCGAGACCCGGATCAAGTTCCTGCTGTTTTAGTGAGAAACCACGGACCCTTTGCCTGGGGAAAGGATGCCCGAGATGCAGTACATAATGCAGTGGTTTTGGAGGAATTGGCATTTATGGCATGGCAGAACCAGATGGCAAATCCCTTCATACCGCAGATGCCCGGTGACCTTCTCGATAAGCATTATTTGAGAAAGCACGGCGCCGGAGCCTATTACGGACAAAGCAGAAAATAA
- the araB gene encoding ribulokinase, translated as MTKYVIGVDYGTLSGRAVLVEAATGTELCSSVFDYPHGVIDRTLPTGEPLGHDWALQHPQDYIEVLAHTVPAVLKEAGVNPDQVIGIGTDFTACTILPVTEEGIPLCTMPQYEKNPHAWVKLWKHHAAQDKANELNRIAEEREEPWLKNYGGKISSEWAIPKIWQVLDEAPEIYAAADRFIEAADWIIWQLCGKETRNSCTAGYKEIWNKAAGYPTNEFFKALDPRLEKVVEEKLGTLITPLGEKAGFVTQKAAQLTGLKEGTAVAIGNVDAHVSAPAVGIDGPGKILAIMGTSTCHVLMGTEETQVPGMCGVVADGILPGYYGYEAGQSCVGDHFAWFVDHCLPAGYYDEAQKMGMNVHRYLTEKAQKLKPGESGLLALDWWNGNRSVLVDVDLTGMILGMTLQTKPEEIYRALIEATAYGNREIVENFRRNGVPVEEFFAAGGISQKNPLMMQIYADVLGMPVKISGSDQCPALGSAIFAAVAAGKEAGGYDTVYEAARVMGKIKDTVYQPNPEHAAVYDRLFREYVTLHDYFGRGENDVMKRLKRIKIEQSKA; from the coding sequence ATGACGAAATACGTAATCGGTGTTGACTATGGAACCTTATCGGGACGCGCGGTATTGGTGGAGGCTGCTACGGGAACAGAGCTCTGTTCTTCCGTCTTTGACTATCCACACGGTGTTATTGACAGAACCTTGCCAACGGGTGAGCCTCTTGGTCATGACTGGGCGCTTCAGCATCCGCAAGACTATATTGAGGTGCTTGCCCACACCGTGCCGGCAGTCCTGAAAGAAGCTGGAGTAAACCCGGATCAGGTGATTGGAATCGGAACAGACTTTACCGCTTGCACGATTCTTCCCGTTACCGAAGAAGGGATTCCTCTCTGCACAATGCCCCAATATGAAAAAAACCCTCACGCCTGGGTCAAGTTATGGAAGCATCATGCAGCACAGGATAAAGCAAATGAACTGAATCGGATCGCAGAAGAGCGGGAAGAACCATGGCTCAAAAACTATGGAGGAAAAATCAGCAGTGAGTGGGCGATTCCGAAAATATGGCAGGTCTTAGACGAAGCGCCGGAGATTTATGCGGCAGCAGACCGCTTTATTGAAGCGGCGGATTGGATTATTTGGCAGCTCTGCGGAAAAGAGACCCGCAACAGCTGTACGGCAGGGTACAAGGAGATCTGGAATAAAGCCGCCGGATATCCGACTAATGAGTTTTTCAAAGCGCTTGATCCCAGACTGGAGAAGGTAGTTGAGGAAAAGCTTGGCACGTTGATTACTCCCCTTGGTGAAAAGGCAGGCTTCGTTACTCAAAAAGCCGCACAACTGACTGGACTGAAGGAAGGAACTGCCGTGGCAATTGGAAATGTGGACGCCCATGTAAGCGCTCCGGCAGTAGGAATTGACGGGCCGGGAAAGATTTTGGCGATTATGGGGACCTCTACCTGTCACGTGTTGATGGGAACAGAGGAAACACAGGTGCCCGGGATGTGTGGTGTGGTAGCCGATGGCATTCTCCCCGGGTATTACGGCTATGAGGCAGGTCAATCCTGTGTGGGAGATCATTTCGCATGGTTCGTAGATCACTGTTTGCCGGCAGGATACTATGATGAAGCTCAAAAAATGGGCATGAATGTACATAGATATCTCACAGAAAAAGCCCAGAAGCTCAAGCCCGGAGAGAGCGGACTTCTGGCTCTTGACTGGTGGAATGGAAACCGCAGCGTGCTGGTAGACGTGGACCTGACCGGAATGATCCTGGGAATGACCCTCCAGACAAAGCCGGAGGAGATTTACCGGGCTTTAATTGAAGCAACTGCTTACGGAAACCGTGAGATCGTAGAAAACTTTCGACGCAACGGTGTGCCGGTGGAAGAGTTCTTTGCCGCAGGAGGCATCAGCCAGAAAAATCCGCTCATGATGCAGATCTATGCCGATGTTCTTGGAATGCCGGTGAAAATATCCGGAAGCGACCAATGTCCCGCATTGGGAAGTGCCATCTTTGCGGCAGTAGCCGCAGGAAAAGAGGCAGGGGGCTACGATACGGTCTATGAAGCTGCAAGAGTGATGGGCAAGATTAAGGATACAGTTTATCAGCCAAATCCGGAGCATGCAGCAGTATACGACCGGCTCTTCCGAGAGTACGTAACGCTCCATGACTACTTTGGCAGGGGAGAAAACGACGTTATGAAACGACTTAAAAGGATAAAGATAGAACAGTCGAAAGCCTAA
- a CDS encoding sensor histidine kinase, whose amino-acid sequence MFTSGLSYGEEGHMRHLIQKLIRLLETRSTLSRQLRVLLIVAAAPFIIMISILLFMLYSFNHEYDVTLHNASIASEFNFDFKDKLDLEMYYYVVGSRSNIDHLPLEDVEHAQNVIGRLQKTTTQKENQWRIRSMLNLCRRLSECMVEIKNTADYDSRMEQLEHNTYIITALIEAYMHDYIYDEVRELSALQQQISDRVITTVIFTGVISMVLLLFMLWYSLRFTKSITRPVQELCKKVERLGAGDFTIIPVKTNNLEIKTLDDGFNKMIGRINQLLEHVREDQNALHRAEMELLQAQINPHFLYNTFDSIVWLAEANQNSEVVKMTTSLSTFFRNSLSKGQDIITLEAEMQQVESYLNIQQIRYRDILDYSISIPEELLQYTIPKLTLQPLVENALYHGVKNKRSKGTIEISGRSSGEDIYLSVTDNGAGMTPEQLKSLRAGIYQDRHTGLGLMNVHRRLRMYCGDRYGLTFKSKLDEGTTVTVRISKKNQPES is encoded by the coding sequence ATGTTCACCTCGGGATTATCGTATGGGGAGGAAGGCCACATGAGGCATTTGATTCAGAAATTGATCCGCCTATTAGAAACACGCTCTACCTTAAGCAGGCAGTTGCGTGTTTTGCTCATTGTAGCAGCAGCACCCTTCATCATTATGATTTCCATCCTTCTTTTTATGCTTTATTCTTTCAACCATGAATACGATGTTACGCTTCATAATGCAAGTATCGCAAGTGAATTCAACTTTGATTTTAAAGATAAACTGGATCTTGAGATGTATTATTATGTTGTAGGCAGCAGAAGCAACATTGACCATCTTCCGCTGGAAGATGTGGAGCATGCTCAAAATGTGATCGGACGCTTGCAAAAAACCACCACACAAAAGGAAAATCAGTGGCGGATTCGCAGTATGCTGAACCTGTGCAGAAGATTGAGCGAATGTATGGTGGAGATTAAAAATACGGCAGACTATGACTCAAGAATGGAGCAGCTTGAGCACAATACCTATATCATCACCGCGCTCATTGAAGCATACATGCATGATTACATATACGATGAAGTCCGGGAACTTTCTGCACTTCAGCAACAGATCAGCGATCGGGTCATAACCACAGTGATCTTTACCGGCGTAATCAGCATGGTTCTGCTTTTATTTATGCTCTGGTATTCCCTGAGATTTACAAAAAGCATTACAAGACCGGTACAGGAGCTTTGCAAGAAAGTAGAGCGTCTAGGCGCAGGAGATTTCACAATCATACCAGTAAAGACCAATAACCTGGAAATCAAAACCCTGGATGACGGCTTTAATAAAATGATTGGCAGGATCAATCAACTGCTGGAGCATGTGAGGGAGGATCAGAATGCCCTTCACCGTGCAGAAATGGAATTGCTTCAAGCACAAATTAATCCCCATTTCTTATACAACACCTTCGACTCTATTGTTTGGCTGGCCGAGGCTAATCAAAATTCAGAGGTGGTCAAGATGACCACCAGTCTTTCCACTTTTTTTCGTAACTCTCTCAGCAAGGGGCAGGATATCATTACGCTTGAAGCGGAAATGCAGCAGGTTGAGAGTTATCTGAACATCCAGCAGATTCGCTATAGGGACATCCTCGATTACAGTATTAGCATTCCGGAAGAACTGCTTCAATACACCATACCCAAGCTGACACTGCAGCCTTTGGTGGAAAATGCCCTGTATCACGGAGTAAAAAACAAGCGGAGCAAAGGAACCATCGAAATTAGTGGAAGGTCTTCTGGTGAGGACATCTATCTTTCTGTCACAGACAACGGGGCAGGTATGACGCCGGAACAGCTCAAATCCCTTCGTGCTGGGATTTATCAGGATCGGCACACCGGATTAGGTCTGATGAACGTTCACAGAAGGCTTCGTATGTATTGCGGCGATCGATACGGCTTGACGTTTAAAAGTAAGCTAGATGAAGGAACGACAGTGACTGTCCGCATATCGAAAAAAAATCAACCAGAATCATAG
- a CDS encoding sugar ABC transporter ATP-binding protein encodes MEDRIVLSMRGINKAFPGVKALKNVDFTLRSGEVHALMGENGAGKSTLIKVLTGVYEAESGEIRITGEDRPVIIHSPKEAQEKGISTVYQEITLCPNLTVAENLFLGREPRKAGFIDWKTMNRKSTELLSGLDIHVPPTKQLDGCSIAVQQMIAIARAVDMQCRVLILDEPTSSLDDEEVGKLFSLMRKLKDQNVGIIFVTHFLEQVYAVSDRITVLRNGELVGEFMTQDLPRLKLVAKMMGKDFDDLAEIKHAHEKRKEFEETPVVEAESLGRRGSIKPFDLRAHKGEVMGFTGLLGSGRSELVRTIYGADKADNGTLKIKGKTVRINTPLDAMKKGMAYLPEDRKRDGIIADLSVRENIIIALQAKRGMFRPMRRKEAEEFADRYIELLQIKTASRETPLKSLSGGNQQKVIIGRWLLTHPEYLILDEPTRGIDVGTKTEIQKLVLNLADEGMSVAFISSEVEEMLRTCSRMAVLRDGEKVGELFGEDLTQEKIMKTIAGGEHANG; translated from the coding sequence ATGGAAGACAGGATTGTACTATCAATGCGAGGAATTAATAAAGCCTTTCCTGGAGTGAAAGCACTGAAAAATGTTGATTTCACACTGCGAAGCGGAGAAGTGCACGCATTGATGGGAGAGAACGGTGCAGGAAAGTCAACATTGATTAAAGTATTAACAGGAGTTTATGAAGCAGAATCGGGAGAGATCAGAATTACAGGTGAGGATAGGCCCGTCATCATCCATTCCCCAAAGGAGGCACAGGAAAAAGGAATAAGCACCGTTTATCAGGAAATTACCCTTTGTCCCAATCTCACCGTTGCAGAAAACCTGTTCCTGGGCAGAGAGCCTAGGAAAGCCGGATTCATAGACTGGAAAACGATGAACAGAAAGTCCACAGAGCTGCTATCGGGGCTGGATATTCATGTTCCACCAACCAAGCAGCTTGACGGATGCTCCATTGCTGTGCAGCAGATGATTGCCATTGCAAGAGCAGTGGATATGCAGTGCCGGGTTCTCATTTTGGATGAACCCACCTCTTCTCTGGATGATGAAGAGGTCGGAAAGCTATTTTCATTGATGCGTAAGCTCAAAGATCAGAATGTCGGTATTATCTTTGTTACTCACTTTTTAGAGCAGGTATATGCGGTAAGCGACCGGATAACGGTCCTTCGCAACGGAGAACTGGTGGGCGAGTTTATGACGCAGGATCTTCCCAGACTCAAGCTAGTCGCAAAAATGATGGGGAAAGATTTTGATGATCTTGCGGAAATCAAGCATGCTCATGAAAAAAGAAAAGAATTTGAAGAAACACCGGTGGTGGAAGCAGAAAGCCTTGGCCGCCGGGGCTCAATCAAGCCCTTTGATCTGAGGGCACATAAAGGAGAGGTTATGGGTTTTACCGGTCTTCTCGGAAGCGGACGCAGCGAATTGGTGCGGACGATTTATGGTGCTGATAAGGCCGATAACGGTACTTTGAAAATAAAAGGAAAAACCGTTCGAATAAATACTCCGCTTGATGCGATGAAGAAAGGAATGGCCTATCTTCCGGAAGATCGCAAGCGGGACGGAATTATCGCAGACCTGTCGGTGCGGGAAAATATCATCATCGCACTTCAGGCAAAACGCGGTATGTTCCGTCCTATGAGACGAAAAGAGGCGGAGGAGTTTGCGGATCGTTATATCGAGCTTCTGCAAATCAAGACAGCATCCAGAGAAACTCCTTTAAAGAGCCTGTCTGGAGGAAATCAACAGAAAGTAATCATCGGACGCTGGCTTCTTACCCACCCGGAGTATCTGATTTTAGATGAACCAACCAGAGGAATTGATGTGGGAACAAAGACAGAGATTCAGAAGTTGGTTTTGAATCTGGCGGATGAGGGCATGAGCGTAGCCTTTATCTCATCTGAAGTGGAGGAGATGCTGAGAACCTGCTCGCGCATGGCTGTATTGCGCGACGGCGAAAAGGTTGGCGAATTATTTGGAGAAGATTTGACTCAGGAGAAGATCATGAAGACCATCGCAGGAGGTGAGCATGCCAATGGCTGA
- a CDS encoding ABC transporter substrate-binding protein — MKGKKSFVFLLAVLLVISLAACGGSSGGDATAPPADDSSALIVVGFSQVGAESDWRTANTQSMKDTFVEANGYKLIFDDAQQKQENQITAIRNFIQQEVDYIVLAPVTETGWDTVLQEAKDAGIPVIIVDRMIDVSDDSLYTAWVGSDFRKEGDKAAAWIVDNFKDKEVNIVHIQGTIGSSAQIGRTAGLEDAVAKNSNLKIIAQQSGEFTQAKGQEVMESVLKQNDKIDVVYCENDNEAFGVIDALEAAGKTYGKDGDIKIISFDATNAGLTDTLSGKINYNVECNPLHGPRVEKIIKQLEGGQTPDKKAYVDEAAFDANTITQADIDARAY; from the coding sequence ATGAAAGGAAAAAAGTCTTTTGTATTTCTGCTTGCAGTACTGCTAGTCATCAGTCTTGCTGCATGCGGCGGAAGCTCAGGCGGAGACGCAACAGCGCCACCTGCGGATGACTCAAGTGCCCTGATCGTTGTCGGGTTTTCACAGGTTGGAGCTGAGTCTGACTGGCGTACTGCCAACACCCAATCCATGAAAGATACTTTTGTGGAAGCGAATGGCTATAAACTGATTTTTGACGATGCTCAGCAAAAACAAGAAAATCAAATCACTGCAATTCGTAATTTTATTCAGCAGGAAGTTGACTATATCGTTCTTGCTCCTGTAACGGAGACCGGATGGGATACCGTTTTGCAGGAAGCCAAAGATGCAGGAATTCCTGTCATTATTGTAGACCGTATGATCGATGTATCTGATGATAGCCTGTATACCGCATGGGTTGGCTCTGACTTCCGCAAAGAAGGCGACAAAGCCGCTGCGTGGATCGTTGACAACTTTAAAGATAAAGAGGTCAATATCGTACATATTCAGGGAACCATCGGCTCCTCGGCTCAAATTGGACGTACCGCAGGTTTGGAAGATGCAGTAGCAAAGAACAGCAATCTGAAGATCATCGCGCAGCAGTCCGGTGAATTCACTCAGGCCAAAGGTCAGGAAGTAATGGAAAGCGTACTAAAACAGAATGATAAAATCGATGTCGTTTACTGTGAGAATGATAATGAAGCCTTTGGTGTAATCGATGCACTTGAAGCTGCAGGAAAAACCTACGGCAAAGACGGCGATATCAAGATCATCTCCTTTGATGCGACCAATGCTGGATTGACCGATACCCTCTCCGGAAAGATCAACTACAACGTTGAGTGTAATCCGCTTCACGGACCTCGTGTTGAAAAGATCATCAAGCAGCTCGAAGGCGGCCAAACTCCGGATAAGAAGGCATATGTAGACGAAGCAGCTTTTGATGCCAACACCATTACTCAGGCTGATATTGATGCACGTGCGTATTAA
- a CDS encoding response regulator encodes MYSVFLVEDEIVMRDGIRELIAWNEYGFSFAGEASDGELAWPQIQKLKPDIVITDIKMPFMDGLALSRLVRKEFPRTTIIILSGYDDFVYAKEAISIGVNQYLLKPLSRDQLVEILCEVKMQKDKEAEQARYLAQFNGEIQEYLSNSRRGFFDQLVSGKHSVGELLARAERLKLPLSAECYNVILFLLEEDPVRTQYSAQMADVQSDICGCFPENKNLVMFSMGIDLIVFLVMADASSIQLETESCVECIREICQPIRKTINWSVVVSTPVNRLSGVADCYRAARKGMFYRHGAKDGNVFYVDRTALNGGPAAQTANVVDFDLNDTDAAKMDQRIVEKFLISGLPEELTTFVEDYFRSIGIAAVQSLIFRQYVVLNINFTVKAFLEKYGYTKESICSTQEKGPQLQESILSLEASEQYVRDLLEHALELRDQAVNSRYTKKLQKAVDYIKNNYSDPEISLNTVAKVAIVSPTHFSAVFSQQMGKTFVEYLTELRMEKAKELLRCTDTSSSEIAYQVGYSDPHYFSFIFKKINGCSPRDYRMGRKAT; translated from the coding sequence ATGTACAGTGTATTCCTGGTCGAAGACGAAATTGTAATGCGCGATGGAATCAGGGAACTGATTGCATGGAATGAATATGGATTTTCCTTCGCCGGTGAAGCTTCGGATGGAGAACTGGCCTGGCCTCAGATTCAAAAGCTAAAGCCTGATATAGTGATTACGGATATTAAAATGCCATTCATGGATGGTCTGGCACTCAGCCGTCTTGTGAGAAAAGAGTTCCCACGAACTACAATTATTATCCTGAGCGGCTATGATGATTTTGTTTATGCAAAGGAAGCCATCTCCATCGGGGTAAATCAATATCTGCTCAAACCTCTCTCCAGAGATCAGCTTGTGGAGATTCTTTGCGAAGTAAAAATGCAAAAGGACAAGGAAGCGGAGCAAGCTAGATATCTTGCTCAGTTCAACGGTGAAATACAGGAATACCTCAGCAATTCCAGAAGGGGCTTCTTTGATCAGCTCGTTTCCGGCAAACATTCGGTAGGGGAATTGCTGGCAAGGGCGGAACGTCTCAAGCTGCCATTATCGGCAGAATGCTACAATGTAATTCTTTTTCTTCTTGAAGAGGATCCGGTGCGTACACAATATTCTGCCCAGATGGCTGATGTACAGTCGGATATCTGTGGCTGTTTTCCAGAAAACAAGAACCTGGTCATGTTCAGCATGGGGATTGATCTGATCGTATTTCTAGTAATGGCTGATGCAAGCTCCATTCAACTGGAAACAGAATCCTGCGTCGAATGTATCCGAGAGATTTGTCAGCCCATACGGAAGACAATCAACTGGTCGGTCGTCGTAAGCACCCCGGTCAACAGGCTAAGCGGGGTTGCAGACTGCTATCGAGCAGCTCGAAAAGGAATGTTTTATCGCCATGGAGCTAAAGACGGAAATGTCTTCTACGTGGATCGCACCGCCTTGAACGGTGGGCCTGCTGCCCAAACTGCCAATGTTGTAGATTTTGACCTCAATGATACGGATGCAGCCAAGATGGACCAACGCATTGTAGAAAAGTTTTTGATCAGCGGCCTTCCGGAGGAGCTCACCACCTTCGTTGAGGATTATTTCAGATCCATAGGAATTGCGGCAGTTCAGTCTCTGATCTTCCGCCAATACGTAGTACTGAATATAAATTTTACAGTAAAAGCATTTCTGGAAAAGTATGGGTATACGAAGGAATCCATCTGCTCCACTCAAGAGAAAGGTCCGCAGCTTCAGGAGTCCATTCTCTCTTTGGAGGCGTCAGAACAATATGTCCGGGATCTTTTGGAGCATGCGCTGGAATTAAGAGATCAGGCAGTTAACAGCCGCTATACAAAAAAACTGCAAAAAGCAGTGGATTACATAAAAAACAATTATTCCGATCCTGAGATCAGCTTGAATACAGTGGCAAAGGTGGCAATTGTGAGCCCTACTCACTTCAGTGCAGTGTTCAGCCAGCAGATGGGAAAAACCTTTGTGGAATACCTAACAGAGCTGCGTATGGAGAAGGCGAAAGAATTGCTGCGGTGTACGGACACCAGTTCCAGTGAAATTGCATATCAGGTGGGGTACAGCGATCCTCATTATTTCAGTTTTATATTTAAGAAAATCAATGGATGTTCACCTCGGGATTATCGTATGGGGAGGAAGGCCACATGA
- a CDS encoding ABC transporter permease, translated as MADNGKLHLKKITEHHLFLPLVCLAVVLLANVIKTPNFFQVSINNGILYGYVVDVINRSSELVILAVGMTLVTAASGGQDISVGSVMAVAGAVCCQVLSGGQVSVNSFQNPFPLAVLAALAAAALCGAFNGLLVSKINIPPMVATLILYTAGRGIAQLVTNGQITYVRVEAYKLAGGYLPGCPVPTPVFFAVGIVVLVSIIMKTTTLRLYIESVGINGSASRLVGLNSTRIKFISYVICGLLAGVAGIVASSRIYSADANNIGIYLEMDAILAVALGGNLLGGGKFSLAGSVIGAFTIQALTTTLYAMNVAADQLPVYKAIVVIIIVTLQSSVFRRFITSKLPAGRKPLTPVEQEVEVQS; from the coding sequence ATGGCTGACAACGGAAAACTTCATCTAAAAAAAATAACTGAGCATCATCTTTTTCTGCCGCTGGTCTGTCTGGCTGTGGTGCTCCTTGCAAATGTAATCAAAACACCAAATTTCTTTCAGGTATCCATTAACAATGGCATTTTGTACGGCTATGTTGTGGACGTGATCAATCGCTCATCGGAACTCGTCATTCTGGCAGTTGGCATGACGCTGGTAACTGCGGCCTCTGGAGGTCAGGATATCAGTGTAGGATCGGTGATGGCGGTGGCTGGCGCAGTCTGCTGCCAAGTTCTTTCTGGCGGTCAGGTATCGGTCAACAGTTTTCAGAATCCTTTTCCCCTTGCAGTGCTGGCAGCCTTGGCTGCGGCGGCTCTGTGCGGTGCTTTTAACGGGCTTCTGGTTTCAAAAATTAACATCCCGCCCATGGTGGCAACGCTGATTCTTTATACAGCAGGCCGGGGTATTGCCCAGCTTGTCACCAACGGGCAGATTACATACGTTCGTGTGGAAGCTTATAAGCTTGCAGGGGGCTATCTTCCCGGATGCCCTGTACCCACACCGGTATTCTTTGCTGTGGGAATTGTTGTTCTGGTCAGTATTATTATGAAGACAACGACCCTGCGCCTCTATATTGAAAGCGTAGGGATCAACGGGAGTGCGTCACGGCTTGTGGGACTCAATTCGACGAGGATCAAATTTATCAGTTATGTGATCTGCGGCCTGCTGGCGGGGGTCGCCGGAATTGTAGCCAGCAGCAGGATTTATTCAGCAGATGCAAATAACATCGGTATTTATCTGGAGATGGACGCGATTCTGGCTGTGGCGCTGGGAGGGAATCTCCTGGGTGGAGGAAAGTTCAGCCTGGCAGGGTCCGTCATAGGGGCTTTCACAATCCAAGCCCTCACAACAACACTGTATGCGATGAATGTTGCAGCAGATCAGCTTCCTGTTTATAAGGCAATTGTAGTTATTATTATTGTTACCCTGCAAAGTTCGGTTTTCAGGAGATTCATTACCTCAAAGCTGCCCGCAGGCAGAAAACCTCTGACGCCTGTTGAGCAGGAAGTGGAGGTGCAGTCATGA
- the araA gene encoding L-arabinose isomerase, producing the protein MALKDYEFWLIVGSQILYGPEVLKTVAERGEEMAAAMNASGLLPCKLVYKLTAKSPEEISEIVKEANYDEKCAGTIMWMHTFSPSKMWINGLKDLQKPYCHLATQYNRQIPNDEIDMDFMNLNQAAHGDREHGFIGARLRMKRKIIAGYWKDEEVQKRLGNWMRAAVGAAFSKKLKVMRFGDNMRNVAVTEGDKVEAQTKLGWQVNTWPVGKLVDLINEVAEDEIETLMKEMETLYEISTSQLDSIRYQAKAELAMKKLLEEEHCGAFSNTFEDLYGMEQLPGLATQRLMSQGYGYGGEGDWKVSAMTAVMKAMAEGLSGGTTFMEDYTYDLTKGAECSLGAHMLEVCPSIAAGKPRIEVHPLGIGGKSDPARLVFEGREGTAIVVSLVDMGGRLRLICHDIECIKPIYEMPNLPVARTMWKAMPNLLTGLEAWILAGGAHHTTLSYDITAEQMKDWARMMDIEFVHISKDTTLEGLEHSLFLADLAWKLQ; encoded by the coding sequence ATGGCATTAAAGGATTATGAATTTTGGTTGATCGTAGGAAGTCAGATATTATATGGACCGGAAGTATTAAAGACGGTGGCCGAGCGGGGAGAAGAAATGGCTGCAGCAATGAACGCATCCGGCTTACTGCCCTGCAAATTGGTCTATAAACTTACGGCCAAGTCTCCTGAGGAAATCAGCGAAATCGTCAAGGAGGCGAACTATGATGAGAAATGTGCGGGTACCATCATGTGGATGCATACTTTCAGCCCGAGCAAAATGTGGATCAATGGTTTGAAAGACCTCCAAAAGCCATATTGTCACCTGGCTACCCAATACAATCGACAGATACCCAATGATGAGATTGATATGGATTTTATGAACCTGAACCAGGCAGCCCATGGAGACAGAGAACATGGTTTTATTGGTGCTCGTCTGCGTATGAAACGAAAGATCATTGCAGGATACTGGAAGGATGAAGAGGTTCAAAAGCGTTTGGGAAATTGGATGCGTGCCGCTGTTGGAGCCGCTTTCAGTAAAAAACTCAAAGTGATGCGCTTTGGCGACAATATGAGGAATGTAGCGGTAACAGAAGGAGATAAGGTCGAAGCACAGACAAAGCTTGGCTGGCAGGTAAATACCTGGCCTGTGGGAAAGCTGGTTGATTTGATCAACGAAGTGGCTGAGGACGAAATAGAGACTCTGATGAAAGAAATGGAAACGCTTTACGAAATCAGCACCTCTCAGCTGGACAGTATACGGTATCAGGCCAAAGCAGAGCTTGCCATGAAGAAGCTGCTGGAAGAAGAGCACTGCGGCGCGTTCAGCAATACCTTTGAGGATTTATACGGCATGGAGCAGCTGCCCGGCCTGGCCACCCAGCGCCTGATGAGTCAGGGCTATGGCTATGGAGGTGAAGGGGATTGGAAGGTTTCGGCCATGACTGCTGTGATGAAAGCTATGGCGGAAGGTCTCAGTGGCGGAACGACATTTATGGAAGATTATACATATGATTTGACAAAGGGCGCGGAGTGCAGTTTGGGTGCTCATATGCTTGAAGTCTGTCCGTCCATTGCAGCAGGAAAACCGAGAATCGAGGTTCACCCTCTTGGCATCGGCGGCAAATCAGACCCCGCACGTCTTGTTTTTGAAGGCAGGGAAGGAACTGCAATCGTAGTTTCCCTCGTTGATATGGGAGGCCGACTCCGCCTGATCTGCCATGATATTGAGTGCATTAAGCCCATTTACGAGATGCCGAATCTGCCCGTCGCTCGTACCATGTGGAAAGCAATGCCGAATCTGCTGACCGGTTTAGAGGCATGGATCTTGGCAGGCGGCGCGCACCATACGACACTGTCCTATGATATTACTGCAGAGCAGATGAAGGATTGGGCAAGAATGATGGATATTGAGTTCGTGCATATCTCAAAAGACACCACGCTGGAAGGTTTGGAGCACAGTCTGTTTCTTGCAGATCTCGCGTGGAAACTGCAATAA